Proteins from a genomic interval of Streptomyces fodineus:
- a CDS encoding DUF4956 domain-containing protein, with protein sequence MDVLVLAAKGITHHIAPSDLVTRGGLDVVALMVLVGWLYRRRPSVPAMPLVLAALNTGLFAAMSTISAGKFPAGVGFGLFGILSLVRLRSAAFTLRDVAYTFVTLVIALCTGLPQRDSWLVIARDAVVLLAVLLVDDPRAYEPPTRTVKLTLDRIYEDPSLIAQDIAFRFGRAPLSVEVDEVDYVRETTRVFARYPLAPDKSAGAQDAQDAQDTEPREQVAVG encoded by the coding sequence ATGGACGTACTGGTGCTCGCCGCCAAGGGCATCACCCACCACATCGCCCCCAGCGACCTCGTCACCCGCGGCGGCCTCGACGTCGTCGCCCTGATGGTCCTGGTCGGCTGGCTCTACCGGCGCCGCCCCAGCGTACCGGCGATGCCGCTGGTCCTGGCCGCGCTGAACACCGGGCTGTTCGCGGCGATGAGCACGATCAGCGCGGGCAAGTTCCCCGCCGGGGTCGGCTTCGGACTGTTCGGCATCCTCTCCCTGGTCCGGCTGCGCAGCGCCGCCTTCACCCTGCGCGACGTCGCCTACACCTTCGTCACCCTGGTCATCGCCCTGTGCACCGGGCTTCCGCAGCGCGACAGCTGGCTCGTCATAGCCCGGGACGCGGTGGTGCTGCTCGCGGTCCTGCTGGTGGACGACCCCCGTGCCTACGAGCCGCCGACCCGCACGGTGAAACTGACCCTGGACCGGATCTACGAGGACCCCTCCCTGATCGCCCAGGACATCGCGTTCCGCTTCGGCCGGGCACCGCTGTCGGTCGAGGTCGACGAGGTCGACTACGTCCGCGAGACCACCCGGGTCTTTGCCCGCTACCCCCTCGCCCCGGACAAGTCCGCCGGCGCCCAGGACGCCCAGGACGCCCAGGACACCGAGCCGCGCGAGCAGGTGGCCGTCGGATGA